One Triticum dicoccoides isolate Atlit2015 ecotype Zavitan chromosome 5B, WEW_v2.0, whole genome shotgun sequence genomic window carries:
- the LOC119311623 gene encoding potassium transporter 18 — protein sequence METVSTNEDTGKGAMWELEKSLDQPMDAEAGRLRNMYREKTYPTVLMLQLAFQSLGVVFGDLGTSPLYVFYNIFPEKIEDTEQIIGALSLIIYSLTLIPLVKYVFIVLKASDNGQGGTFALYSLLCRHAKISIIPNQHKTDEDLTTYSRQTYHEKSLAAKIKRWLEGHQFRKNVILILVLFGTCMAVGDGILTPAISVLSATGGIKVEEPRMRNDVVVIVSVVILIGLFSMQHYGTDKVSWLFAPIVFVWFILIGVLGAVNIYTYDRSVLKAFNPVYVYRYFKRGKTSWASLGGIMLSITGTEALFADLSYFPVQAIQIAFTTVVFPCLLLQYTGQAAYIATHKDKVSHSFYFSLPERILWPAFVVATAAAIVSSQATISATYSIIKQALAVGCFPRVKIIHTSKKYLGQIYSPDINWILMILCIAVTAGFKNQSQIANAYGTAVIMVMLVTTFLMVPIMLLVWRSHWALVVLFTALSLVVEIPYLTAVMKKIDQGGWVPLVFAAAILLVMYVWHYGTLKRYEFEMHSKVSMAWILGLGPSLGLVRVPGIGLVYTELASGVPHIFSHFITNLPAIHSTLVFVCVKYLPVYTVPLDERFLVKRIGPKNFHMFRCVARYGYKDIHRKDDDFEKMLFSSLLLFIRLESMMEEYSDSDEYSALDQQELIDEASSDARSAADLSYASRDSIVPVRSRNRLGAMSSAQATTATPGFETVGDEVAFLNSCRDAGVVHILGNTVIRARRDSGPLKKLAIDYLYAFLRKICRENSAIFNVPHESLLNVGQVFYV from the exons ATGGAGACCGTTTCGACGAATGAGGACACCGGCAAGGGGGCGATGTGGGAGCTGGAGAAGAGCCTTGATCAGCCCATGGACGCAGAGGCCGGGAGACTGAGGAATATGTACAGAGAAAAG ACCTACCCAACAGTTTTGATGCTACAACTAGCTTTCCAAAGCCTTGGTGTGGTGTTTGGAGATTTAGGCACATCGCCTCTTTATGTTTTCTACAATATCTTTCCTGAGAAGATAGAAGACACAGAGCAAATTATCGGGGCACTCTCGCTTATTATCTACTCGCTTACTCTCATTCCACTCGTTAAATATGTCTTTATCGTCTTGAAGGCAAGCGATAACGGCCAAG GTGGAACTTTTGCTCTTTATTCATTGCTTTGCCGGCATGCAAAGATAAGCATTATTCCCAATCAACATAAAACCGATGAAGACCTAACAACATACAGCCGTCAGACATATCATGAGAAGTCTCTTGCTGCAAAGATCAAAAGATGGTTAGAGGGGCACCAATTCAGAAAGAATGTCATTCTTATTCTTGTACTTTTTGGTACTTGCATGGCTGTTGGAGATGGAATTCTCACTCCTGCCATATCAG TTCTTTCTGCAACTGGTGGAATAAAGGTTGAAGAGCCCAGAATGAGAAATG ATGTGGTTGTAATAGTCTCCGTGGTGATACTGATTGGACTGTTCAGTATGCAGCACTATGGCACAGACAAAGTCAGCTGGCTTTTTGCACCAATAGTATTTGTTTGGTTCATACTTATTGGAGTCCTGGGGGCTGTAAACATTTATACATATGATAGGTCGGTTCTCAAGGCATTCAATCCTGTTTATGTATATCGTTATTTTAAGCGAGGGAAGACTAGCTGGGCTTCCCTGGGAGGAATTATGCTCAGCATAACAG GGACAGAAGCACTGTTTGCTGACCTTTCATATTTTCCCGTACAAGCTATTCAG ATTGCTTTCACTACGGTTGTGTTCCCGTGTCTTCTTTTGCAATATACTGGTCAAGCTGCCTATATAGCCACGCACAAAGACAAAGTCTCCCACTCCTTCTATTTTTCTCTTCCAG AGCGTATACTTTGGCCAGCGTTTGTCGTTGCAACAGCTGCTGCAATAGTTTCTAGCCAGGCAACCATTTCCGCGACGTACTCAATTATCAAGCAAGCGCTTGCGGTGGGATGCTTCCCCAGGGTGAAGATCATCCATACATCGAAGAAGTATCTTGGCCAGATATACAGTCCTGATATTAATTGGATCCTCATGATTCTCTGTATTGCCGTCACCGCTGGATTCAAGAATCAGTCCCAGATTGCAAATGCTTATG GCACAGCTGTGATAATGGTCATGCTTGTGACAACATTTCTCATGGTCCCCATAATGCTGCTGGTATGGCGCAGCCATTGGGCCTTGGTTGTCCTCTTCACGGCGCTGTCACTGGTCGTCGAGATCCCGTACTTGACTGCCGTCATGAAGAAGATTGACCAGGGCGGCTGGGTTCCTCTCGTGTTTGCCGCGGCCatcctcctcgtcatgtacgtgtggCATTATGGCACGCTCAAGCGCTACGAGTTCGAGATGCACAGCAAGGTGTCCATGGCGTGGATCCTGGGCCTCGGCCCGAGCCTCGGCCTGGTCCGGGTGCCCGGGATAGGTCTGGTGTACACGGAGCTGGCAAGCGGGGTCCCCCACATCTTCTCACACTTCATCACCAACCTCCCGGCGATCCACTCCACCCTGGTGTTCGTCTGCGTCAAGTACCTGCCAGTGTACACAGTGCCGCTGGACGAGCGGTTCCTGGTGAAGCGGATTGGCCCCAAGAACTTCCACATGTTCCGCTGCGTGGCGCGGTACGGCTACAAGGACATCCACAGGAAGGACGACGACTTCGAGAAGATGCTATTCAGCAGCCTGCTGCTCTTCATCCGGCTGGAGAGCATGATGGAGGAGTACTCGGACTCCGATGAGTACAGTGCCCTGGACCAGCAGGAGCTGATCGACGAGGCTAGCAGCGACGCCAGGTCCGCCGCCGACCTCAGCTACGCCTCCCGCGACTCCATAGTGCCGGTGCGCTCTCGGAACCGCCTGGGGGCCATGTCGTCGGCGCAGGCTACAACGGCGACCCCGGGGTTCGAGACCGTGGGCGACGAGGTTGCGTTTCTGAACTCGTGCAGGGATGCCGGGGTCGTGCACATCCTTGGGAACACCGTCATCAGGGCTCGCAGGGACTCGGGGCCGCTGAAGAAGCTCGCCATCGACTACCTCTATGCCTTCCTGAGGAAGATCTGCAGGGAGAACAGCGCCATCTTCAATGTTCCCCATGAGAGTCTGCTGAATGTTGGGCAGGTGTTCTATGTGTAG
- the LOC119311624 gene encoding probable protein S-acyltransferase 19, which yields MARKHGWQLPAHTLQIVAITVFFLLVVAFYAFFAPFLGTQVLEYVAIGIYTPMALAVFILYIRCTSINPADPGIMARFEDGFVDVPVNSDGLEGINLPQKANSAIGTHSPTSTCRSSLDGHSNQRGTSVGEANIHVSSQLPKKRSSCFLFGGLVCALFVKEDCRKPDDSEQQANGEEALFCTLCNAEVRKFSKHCRSCDKCVDGFDHHCRWLNNCVGRKNYFTFIALMAISLLWLAIEFGVGIAVLVLCFVDKNSPRILQEKLGNGLTRAPFAVIVGVFTLLSLVACVPLGELFFFHMILIRKGISTYDYVVAMRAMSEGIPEDEEGANIIYSPSNSATTGFSVGSSLGLHHKGAWCTPPRIFIDQDEVIPHLDPGMVPSTVDPDAAGYAERANKAKKPVKISARSLAKLDRNEVMKAAAKARASSSVLRPIDARHGHEADISSSGNASVRSSMSVDYSATKESRSEMRLSPLQNSYPQSLASQDDYETGTQTASSLSSPVHIHKLAPHAQFRAAPHPAPPPERPALGITRPPVPATHISNNPMFQSATSYVRENRRASVVWDQEAGRYVSVPMQTTRTGPGVELPARNPSFLANPSGEPGNHGRNLAPANTTSSAIPPGQPSERLTYTGQSIFFGGPILSTTGVNAERNEAGTRVRPETSRDPNSHQRDIRGEKARTGSFPLFEPRNF from the exons ATGGCGCGGAAGCACGGCTGGCAGCTCCCGGCCCACACCCTGcag ATCGTTGCAATTACTGTATTCTTCCTTCTGGTGGTTGCATTTTATGCCTTCTTTGCACCATTTCTGGGAACGCAAGTCCTTGAGTATGTTGCGATAGGCATTTATACTCCCATG GCATTGGCTGTCTTCATCCTTTACATCCGGTGCACAAGTATTAATCCTGCTGATCCTGGTATCATGGCAAGGTTTGAGGATGGTTTTGTCGATGTACCTGTCAACAGCGATGGATTGGAAGGCATAAACTTGCCCCAGAAAGCAAACAGCGCTATTGGAACACACTCCCCAACATCTACTTGCAGAAGCTCTCTAGATGGCCATTCTAATCAGAGAGGTACATCTGTAGGGGAGGCAAACATACATGTGAGCTCACAACTGCCGAAGAAAAGATCAAGCTGTTTCCTCTTTGGTGGGCTCGTGTGTGCTTTATTTGTTAAGGAGGACTGCCGGAAGCCTGATGATTCAGAGCAACAAGCTAATGGCGAAGAGGCTCTGTTTTGCACATTATGCAATGCTGAG GTTCGCAAATTCAGTAAACACTGCAGAAGCTGTGACAAGTGTGTGGATGGATTTGATCATCATTGTCGG TGGCTGAATAATTGTGTTGGGCGGAAGAACTACTTCACGTTTATTGCTCTGATGGCAATCAGTCTCCTATGG CTTGCAATTGAATTTGGAGTGGGCATTGCTGTTCTTGTTCTCTGCTTTGTCGATAAGAATTCACCAAGGATCCTTCAAGAAAAGCTTGGGAATGGCTTGACTCGCGCTCCATTTGCTGTGATTGTA GGTGTATTCACACTTCTGTCATTAGTGGCCTGCGTACCTTTAGGAGAACTTTTCTTCTTCCACATGATATTGATCAGAAAG GGGATCTCAACCTATGATTATGTggttgcaatgagagctatgagtgAGGGGATTCCAGAGGACGAGGAAGGAGCAAATATCATCTATTCCCCCTCAAATTCAGCAACAACCGGATTCAGTGTTGGAAGTTCTCTTGGCCTTCACCACAAGGGTGCTTGGTGTACACCTCCAAGAATATTTATTGATCAG GATGAAGTGATTCCACATTTGGACCCTGGGATGGTTCCTTCAACCGTTGATCCTGATGCTGCTGGATACGCTGAAAGAGCAAACAAAGccaagaagccagtcaagattagtGCCCGGAGCCTTGCAAAGCTGGACAGAAACGAGGTGATGAAAGCTGCAGCAAAAGCTCGGGCATCATCCTCTGTTCTCCGACCAATAGATGCCCGCCATGGCCATGAAGCTGATATTAGCTCCAGTGGCAATGCCAGCGTCAGGAGTAGCATGAGCGTTGACTACAGTGCTACAAAGGAATCAAGGAGTGAGATGAGGCTGTCTCCTCTACAGAACTCATATCCACAGAGTCTTGCAAGCCAGGATGACTATGAGACTGGCACACAGACTGCAAGCAGTTTAAGCAGCCCGGTCCACATCCACAAGCTTGCCCCTCATGCTCAATTTCGTGCAGCACCTCATCCAGCTCCACCTCCTGAAAGGCCTGCGCTAGGGATTACAAGGCCACCTGTTCCTGCCACACATATAAGTAACAACCCAATGTTCCAGTCAGCCACATCATATGTCAGGGAGAACCGAAGAGCCTCTGTTGTCTGGGATCAAGAGGCTGGTCGGTACGTGTCAGTGCCCATGCAAACAACAAGAACAGGACCCGGTGTTGAGCTGCCTGCAAGAAACCCAAGTTTCTTGGCGAATCCAAGTGGTGAACCAGGCAACCATGGGAGAAATCTTGCACCTGCCAACACAACTTCATCAGCGATTCCTCCGGGGCAGCCGTCCGAGAGGTTGACGTACACAGGCCAATCAATATTCTTTGGCGGGCCAATCCTGAGCACCACTGGCGTAAATGCAGAAAGGAATGAGGCGGGCACAAGAGTGCGTCCTGAGACAAGCAGAGATCCCAACTCCCACCAGCGTGACATCCGTGGTGAGAAGGCTCGGACAGGCTCCTTCCCATTGTTTGAGCCTAGGAATTTCTAG